One Vanacampus margaritifer isolate UIUO_Vmar chromosome 20, RoL_Vmar_1.0, whole genome shotgun sequence DNA window includes the following coding sequences:
- the nub1 gene encoding NEDD8 ultimate buster 1 isoform X3 codes for MLEEEKASLTHSGAAALLPRGCLTMVWRELAERYGAVLRIPGSEVAGALEVIRVQALRRGQRNHTFRETNMATVELLLPRDCSKDSKSKMFMETRLDVTAQELMDRIAEEVGLKSFKVILNGKTLNGGLRLDQQGVCNHSKMMVLKASAVASAGAGQSTSQDANPASQSTSHDHSVQRTHRGFQILSERDGSEDLQTTPFLEVADQKGNPLKIPHKEKKALILAMGLHEKGRALMKRKRHDEALCHLLQADLHFSECGSELLGAVDNHGVLQLDIVWCYQALEALSCLDDGRERLRLAESCFLRCYGEQQQRLLMIKGNTGREEALFLRLHLLQSLLAFVDGNDLQSQQQLNQVELLYARLCPDAEKMTQLMLLGFSEREARLGLRACHGDVHEAAMLVSNQRQEREELKQRERRKRQQTKANLAVLTEAGYAARDAAAALKRADGNVNRAFQILLDASQTLATTDSETEQKLQQLLYLGFERSPAEAALALADGDVQSATELLMDNWGAIPSLATPPSEEEPSTSSGSTAVKCDQRRGPADDSELVNEVLEDIPRHEDDYLDLTLEEELQLINTIKTHLSRSLADGHGG; via the exons GAGCTAGCGGAGCGCTACGGCGCCGTGCTGCGCATACCGGGGTCAGAGGTCGCCGGTGCTCTGGAGGTGATCCGCGTGCAGGCGCTGAGGAGAGGTCAGCGGAATCACACCTTTCGGGAAACCAACATGGCCACCGTGGAGCTGCTGCTGCCGCGAGACTGCAGCAAG GACAGCAAGTCAAAGATGTTCATGGAGACCAGGCTGGACGTGACTGCTCAGGAGTTGATGGACAG GATCGCAGAAGAAGTCGGCCTAAAATCCTTCAAGGTGATCCTGAACGGGAAAACTCTGAATGGCG GTCTGCGCCTGGACCAGCAGGGCGTTTGCAACCACAGCAAGATGATGGTCCTCAAGGCCAGCGCCGTCGCCTCCGCTGGCGCCGGGCAGTCCACTTCTCAGGACGCCAACCCCGCCTCGCAGTCCACCTCGCACGACCACAGCGTCCAGCGCACGCACAGAGGCTTCCAGATCCTCTCCGAGAGAG ACGGCAGTGAAGACCTTCAGACCACGCCCTTCCTGGAGGTCGCCGACCAGAAGGGAAACCCGCTGAAGATCCCCCACAAGGAGAAGAAG GCACTGATCCTCGCCATGGGCCTCCATGAGAAGGGGCGAGCCCTCATGAAGAGGAAACGCCACGACGAGGCACTCTGTCACCTCCTGCAGGCCGACCTCCACTTCag CGAGTGCGGCTCGGAGCTGCTGGGCGCCGTAGACAACCACGGCGTGCTGCAGCTGGACATCGTCTGGTGCTACCAAGCCTTGGAGGCCTTGTCGTGCCTGGACGACGGGCGGGAGCGCCTGCGGTTGGCCGAGAGCTGCTTCCTCAGATGCTACGGCGAGCAGCAGCAGAGGTTGTTGATGATCAAG ggcaACACGGGGCGCGAGGAGGCGCTGTTCCTGCGCCTGCACCTCCTCCAAAGCCTGCTGGCCTTCGTGGACGGCAACGACCTTCAATCCCAGCAGCAACTCAACCAG GTGGAGCTGCTGTACGCACGCTTGTGTCCCGACGCGGAAAAAATGACTCAGCTGATGCTGCTGGGCTTCAGCGAGCGAGAAGCCCGACTGGGCCTGCGAGCGTGTCACGGCGACGTGCACGAGGCCGCCATGCTCGTCAGCAATCAGAGACAG GAGCGGGAGGAGCTGAAGCAGCGGGAGCGTCGCAAGCGGCAGCAGACGAAGGCCAACTTGGCCGTCCTGACCGAGGCGGGCTACGCCGCCAgggacgccgccgccgcgctcAAGCGGGCCGACGGAAACGTGAACCGAGCCTTCCAA ATCCTGCTGGACGCCAGCCAGACGCTCGCCACGACCGATAGCGAAACCGAGCAGAAACTGCAGCAG TTGTTGTATTTGGGCTTCGAGCGGTCGCCGGCCGAGGCGGCGCTGGCGTTGGCGGACGGCGACGTCCAATCGGCGACCGAGCTGCTGATGGACAACTGGGGAGCCATCCCCTCGTTAGCCACGCCCCCCTCTGAGGAGGAGCCCAGCACGTCGTCCGGCTCGACCG CAGTAAAATGTGATCAAAGGCGTGGCCCGGCAGACGACAGCGAGCTGGTGAACGAGGTTCTGGAGGACATCCCGCGTCACGAGGACGACTACTTGGACCTGACGCTGGAGGAGGAGCTGCAGCTCATCAACACCATCAAGACGCACCTGTCGCGATCCCTCGCGGACGGACACGGCGGTTGA
- the nub1 gene encoding NEDD8 ultimate buster 1 isoform X1, with the protein MTEQNVEAKLKKLLKQDKIQLWKAPYSDDAQQPGHEELQELAERYGAVLRIPGSEVAGALEVIRVQALRRGQRNHTFRETNMATVELLLPRDCSKDSKSKMFMETRLDVTAQELMDRIAEEVGLKSFKVILNGKTLNGGLRLDQQGVCNHSKMMVLKASAVASAGAGQSTSQDANPASQSTSHDHSVQRTHRGFQILSERDGSEDLQTTPFLEVADQKGNPLKIPHKEKKALILAMGLHEKGRALMKRKRHDEALCHLLQADLHFSECGSELLGAVDNHGVLQLDIVWCYQALEALSCLDDGRERLRLAESCFLRCYGEQQQRLLMIKGNTGREEALFLRLHLLQSLLAFVDGNDLQSQQQLNQVELLYARLCPDAEKMTQLMLLGFSEREARLGLRACHGDVHEAAMLVSNQRQEREELKQRERRKRQQTKANLAVLTEAGYAARDAAAALKRADGNVNRAFQILLDASQTLATTDSETEQKLQQLLYLGFERSPAEAALALADGDVQSATELLMDNWGAIPSLATPPSEEEPSTSSGSTAVKCDQRRGPADDSELVNEVLEDIPRHEDDYLDLTLEEELQLINTIKTHLSRSLADGHGG; encoded by the exons ATGACGGAGCAGAACGTGGAAGCGAAATTGAAGAAACTCCTCAAGCAGGACAAGATCCAACTGTGGAAGGCGCCCTACAGCGACGACGCGCAGCAGCCCGGACACGAGGAACTGCAG GAGCTAGCGGAGCGCTACGGCGCCGTGCTGCGCATACCGGGGTCAGAGGTCGCCGGTGCTCTGGAGGTGATCCGCGTGCAGGCGCTGAGGAGAGGTCAGCGGAATCACACCTTTCGGGAAACCAACATGGCCACCGTGGAGCTGCTGCTGCCGCGAGACTGCAGCAAG GACAGCAAGTCAAAGATGTTCATGGAGACCAGGCTGGACGTGACTGCTCAGGAGTTGATGGACAG GATCGCAGAAGAAGTCGGCCTAAAATCCTTCAAGGTGATCCTGAACGGGAAAACTCTGAATGGCG GTCTGCGCCTGGACCAGCAGGGCGTTTGCAACCACAGCAAGATGATGGTCCTCAAGGCCAGCGCCGTCGCCTCCGCTGGCGCCGGGCAGTCCACTTCTCAGGACGCCAACCCCGCCTCGCAGTCCACCTCGCACGACCACAGCGTCCAGCGCACGCACAGAGGCTTCCAGATCCTCTCCGAGAGAG ACGGCAGTGAAGACCTTCAGACCACGCCCTTCCTGGAGGTCGCCGACCAGAAGGGAAACCCGCTGAAGATCCCCCACAAGGAGAAGAAG GCACTGATCCTCGCCATGGGCCTCCATGAGAAGGGGCGAGCCCTCATGAAGAGGAAACGCCACGACGAGGCACTCTGTCACCTCCTGCAGGCCGACCTCCACTTCag CGAGTGCGGCTCGGAGCTGCTGGGCGCCGTAGACAACCACGGCGTGCTGCAGCTGGACATCGTCTGGTGCTACCAAGCCTTGGAGGCCTTGTCGTGCCTGGACGACGGGCGGGAGCGCCTGCGGTTGGCCGAGAGCTGCTTCCTCAGATGCTACGGCGAGCAGCAGCAGAGGTTGTTGATGATCAAG ggcaACACGGGGCGCGAGGAGGCGCTGTTCCTGCGCCTGCACCTCCTCCAAAGCCTGCTGGCCTTCGTGGACGGCAACGACCTTCAATCCCAGCAGCAACTCAACCAG GTGGAGCTGCTGTACGCACGCTTGTGTCCCGACGCGGAAAAAATGACTCAGCTGATGCTGCTGGGCTTCAGCGAGCGAGAAGCCCGACTGGGCCTGCGAGCGTGTCACGGCGACGTGCACGAGGCCGCCATGCTCGTCAGCAATCAGAGACAG GAGCGGGAGGAGCTGAAGCAGCGGGAGCGTCGCAAGCGGCAGCAGACGAAGGCCAACTTGGCCGTCCTGACCGAGGCGGGCTACGCCGCCAgggacgccgccgccgcgctcAAGCGGGCCGACGGAAACGTGAACCGAGCCTTCCAA ATCCTGCTGGACGCCAGCCAGACGCTCGCCACGACCGATAGCGAAACCGAGCAGAAACTGCAGCAG TTGTTGTATTTGGGCTTCGAGCGGTCGCCGGCCGAGGCGGCGCTGGCGTTGGCGGACGGCGACGTCCAATCGGCGACCGAGCTGCTGATGGACAACTGGGGAGCCATCCCCTCGTTAGCCACGCCCCCCTCTGAGGAGGAGCCCAGCACGTCGTCCGGCTCGACCG CAGTAAAATGTGATCAAAGGCGTGGCCCGGCAGACGACAGCGAGCTGGTGAACGAGGTTCTGGAGGACATCCCGCGTCACGAGGACGACTACTTGGACCTGACGCTGGAGGAGGAGCTGCAGCTCATCAACACCATCAAGACGCACCTGTCGCGATCCCTCGCGGACGGACACGGCGGTTGA
- the nub1 gene encoding NEDD8 ultimate buster 1 isoform X2 codes for MTEQNVEAKLKKLLKQDKIQLWKAPYSDDAQQPGHEELQELAERYGAVLRIPGSEVAGALEVIRVQALRRGQRNHTFRETNMATVELLLPRDCSKDSKSKMFMETRLDVTAQELMDRIAEEVGLKSFKVILNGKTLNGGLRLDQQGVCNHSKMMVLKASAVASAGAGQSTSQDANPASQSTSHDHSVQRTHRGFQILSERDGSEDLQTTPFLEVADQKGNPLKIPHKEKKALILAMGLHEKGRALMKRKRHDEALCHLLQADLHFSECGSELLGAVDNHGVLQLDIVWCYQALEALSCLDDGRERLRLAESCFLRCYGEQQQRLLMIKGNTGREEALFLRLHLLQSLLAFVDGNDLQSQQQLNQVELLYARLCPDAEKMTQLMLLGFSEREARLGLRACHGDVHEAAMLVSNQRQEREELKQRERRKRQQTKANLAVLTEAGYAARDAAAALKRADGNVNRAFQILLDASQTLATTDSETEQKLQQLLYLGFERSPAEAALALADGDVQSATELLMDNWGAIPSLATPPSEEEPSTSSGSTVKCDQRRGPADDSELVNEVLEDIPRHEDDYLDLTLEEELQLINTIKTHLSRSLADGHGG; via the exons ATGACGGAGCAGAACGTGGAAGCGAAATTGAAGAAACTCCTCAAGCAGGACAAGATCCAACTGTGGAAGGCGCCCTACAGCGACGACGCGCAGCAGCCCGGACACGAGGAACTGCAG GAGCTAGCGGAGCGCTACGGCGCCGTGCTGCGCATACCGGGGTCAGAGGTCGCCGGTGCTCTGGAGGTGATCCGCGTGCAGGCGCTGAGGAGAGGTCAGCGGAATCACACCTTTCGGGAAACCAACATGGCCACCGTGGAGCTGCTGCTGCCGCGAGACTGCAGCAAG GACAGCAAGTCAAAGATGTTCATGGAGACCAGGCTGGACGTGACTGCTCAGGAGTTGATGGACAG GATCGCAGAAGAAGTCGGCCTAAAATCCTTCAAGGTGATCCTGAACGGGAAAACTCTGAATGGCG GTCTGCGCCTGGACCAGCAGGGCGTTTGCAACCACAGCAAGATGATGGTCCTCAAGGCCAGCGCCGTCGCCTCCGCTGGCGCCGGGCAGTCCACTTCTCAGGACGCCAACCCCGCCTCGCAGTCCACCTCGCACGACCACAGCGTCCAGCGCACGCACAGAGGCTTCCAGATCCTCTCCGAGAGAG ACGGCAGTGAAGACCTTCAGACCACGCCCTTCCTGGAGGTCGCCGACCAGAAGGGAAACCCGCTGAAGATCCCCCACAAGGAGAAGAAG GCACTGATCCTCGCCATGGGCCTCCATGAGAAGGGGCGAGCCCTCATGAAGAGGAAACGCCACGACGAGGCACTCTGTCACCTCCTGCAGGCCGACCTCCACTTCag CGAGTGCGGCTCGGAGCTGCTGGGCGCCGTAGACAACCACGGCGTGCTGCAGCTGGACATCGTCTGGTGCTACCAAGCCTTGGAGGCCTTGTCGTGCCTGGACGACGGGCGGGAGCGCCTGCGGTTGGCCGAGAGCTGCTTCCTCAGATGCTACGGCGAGCAGCAGCAGAGGTTGTTGATGATCAAG ggcaACACGGGGCGCGAGGAGGCGCTGTTCCTGCGCCTGCACCTCCTCCAAAGCCTGCTGGCCTTCGTGGACGGCAACGACCTTCAATCCCAGCAGCAACTCAACCAG GTGGAGCTGCTGTACGCACGCTTGTGTCCCGACGCGGAAAAAATGACTCAGCTGATGCTGCTGGGCTTCAGCGAGCGAGAAGCCCGACTGGGCCTGCGAGCGTGTCACGGCGACGTGCACGAGGCCGCCATGCTCGTCAGCAATCAGAGACAG GAGCGGGAGGAGCTGAAGCAGCGGGAGCGTCGCAAGCGGCAGCAGACGAAGGCCAACTTGGCCGTCCTGACCGAGGCGGGCTACGCCGCCAgggacgccgccgccgcgctcAAGCGGGCCGACGGAAACGTGAACCGAGCCTTCCAA ATCCTGCTGGACGCCAGCCAGACGCTCGCCACGACCGATAGCGAAACCGAGCAGAAACTGCAGCAG TTGTTGTATTTGGGCTTCGAGCGGTCGCCGGCCGAGGCGGCGCTGGCGTTGGCGGACGGCGACGTCCAATCGGCGACCGAGCTGCTGATGGACAACTGGGGAGCCATCCCCTCGTTAGCCACGCCCCCCTCTGAGGAGGAGCCCAGCACGTCGTCCGGCTCGACCG TAAAATGTGATCAAAGGCGTGGCCCGGCAGACGACAGCGAGCTGGTGAACGAGGTTCTGGAGGACATCCCGCGTCACGAGGACGACTACTTGGACCTGACGCTGGAGGAGGAGCTGCAGCTCATCAACACCATCAAGACGCACCTGTCGCGATCCCTCGCGGACGGACACGGCGGTTGA